Proteins encoded together in one Deinococcus irradiatisoli window:
- a CDS encoding cold-shock protein, which yields MASGKVKWFNAEKGFGFIEMQGSPDVFAHFSAIKGTGFKKLNEGDEVEFEVEEGQRGKGPQAKDITVTKAAPEGAYGGSAPRRTDRW from the coding sequence ATGGCTTCAGGTAAAGTGAAATGGTTCAACGCGGAAAAAGGCTTCGGATTCATCGAGATGCAGGGCAGCCCTGACGTCTTCGCGCACTTCAGCGCCATCAAGGGCACCGGCTTCAAGAAGCTCAACGAAGGCGACGAAGTCGAATTCGAGGTTGAGGAAGGCCAGCGCGGCAAGGGCCCCCAGGCCAAAGACATCACCGTGACCAAAGCCGCCCCCGAGGGCGCTTACGGTGGCAGTGCGCCCCGCCGCACCGACCGCTGGTAA
- a CDS encoding DUF1905 domain-containing protein: protein MSLMFSGELWYWKGPAPWYFVTVPPADCQALQAAASLVSYGWGMVPVTARIGASVWATSLFPKDGGYIVPVNARIRRAEQLEEGHSVTVQLDVRPATAARRT, encoded by the coding sequence ATGTCCCTGATGTTCAGCGGCGAGCTGTGGTACTGGAAAGGCCCGGCACCCTGGTACTTCGTCACGGTGCCGCCAGCAGACTGTCAGGCGCTCCAGGCCGCCGCCAGCCTGGTGAGCTACGGCTGGGGCATGGTGCCGGTGACGGCGCGGATCGGCGCGTCGGTCTGGGCCACCTCGCTCTTTCCCAAAGACGGCGGTTATATCGTGCCCGTCAATGCCCGCATCCGCCGCGCCGAACAGCTCGAAGAGGGCCACAGCGTGACGGTGCAGCTCGATGTTCGCCCGGCCACCGCCGCGCGCCGAACCTGA
- a CDS encoding putative bifunctional diguanylate cyclase/phosphodiesterase, with product MSEADFAQPPHFTHFETDPHSGEVRFEVSGYGQVMEGRAPAGTTRLALLLQFMGRHAPHDLCELPPSVLTAAQPIAPATAPAPAPLAEHERRYHDLVRTFAHAQIAACTYDVQTGRLELIGGGYFGEAGPEVPYVTSMAEVLAALDDSDRRRVQRATEEALRSGEVVSYHFRGALRGDTRPWYEVTCVAESGGRRVLGTLHNVTARHTAELALAQSEAKLRAVVDHTQDAITIKDRRGRFLLVNPRAAHALGRPAEQLLIGAEVEGIEENTWEQLRAVDEAVLRSGQPQTYELDWPMDGEVLSASVTEFPYWVGGQVQGTVCISHDITPQKKLERELRESAALLEKRVEERTRELEHFTLHDDLTGLPNRKLLMERLERAVQVQQSGGPGFAVLFLDFDRFKLINDSLGHAAGDELLIQIAQRLSRMVAASDMAARLAGDEFVVLINEVTDQQQAERYAAKLNEQFTRPFSLSGHILQVTVSIGLTSCNTPYASAHDALRDADIAMYRSKAQSRGSYLVFAPEMRERQVRLLDLHSELGQALRRGELRVHYQPVVSAHTGELRGVEALVRWQHPQHGLIPPADFIALAEEHGLIRELDLWVMRRACSELMQLPGEPLSLGLNLSARHFEQPGLTGHLRKILSDTGYPAHKLILELTERLLLTDDPLVPLMLKELQDAGIQVAIDDFGTGYSSLRYIQQFPLDLIKIDRYFTAAVVERPEIVRSIVELSHSLTLKVVAEGVETPAQLAALQALGCDYLQGYLFARPLPLPELRQWLEKAPPCAQRRTEPQP from the coding sequence ATGTCTGAAGCCGATTTCGCCCAGCCGCCGCATTTCACCCACTTCGAAACGGACCCGCACAGCGGTGAGGTCCGCTTCGAAGTGTCGGGTTACGGTCAGGTCATGGAAGGGCGGGCGCCGGCCGGCACCACCCGGCTGGCGCTGCTGCTGCAGTTCATGGGCCGCCACGCGCCGCACGACCTGTGCGAGCTGCCGCCCAGCGTGCTCACCGCCGCCCAGCCCATCGCTCCGGCTACAGCACCAGCACCAGCACCCCTCGCCGAGCACGAGCGGCGCTACCACGACCTCGTGCGCACCTTCGCGCATGCCCAGATCGCGGCCTGTACCTACGACGTGCAGACCGGCCGGCTGGAACTGATCGGCGGGGGGTACTTCGGCGAAGCGGGGCCGGAGGTGCCGTACGTGACCTCGATGGCCGAGGTGCTCGCGGCGCTGGACGACAGCGACCGCCGGCGGGTGCAGCGGGCCACCGAGGAAGCGCTGCGCAGCGGCGAGGTGGTCAGCTACCACTTTCGCGGCGCGTTGCGCGGAGACACCCGCCCCTGGTACGAAGTCACCTGCGTCGCCGAGAGCGGCGGCCGGCGGGTGCTGGGCACCCTGCACAACGTCACGGCCCGCCACACTGCCGAGCTGGCACTGGCCCAGAGCGAGGCCAAACTGCGGGCGGTGGTGGACCACACCCAGGACGCCATCACCATCAAAGACCGCCGGGGGCGCTTCCTGCTGGTCAATCCCCGGGCCGCCCACGCGCTGGGCCGCCCGGCCGAGCAGCTTCTGATCGGCGCCGAGGTCGAGGGCATCGAGGAAAACACCTGGGAGCAGCTCCGGGCGGTGGACGAGGCCGTGCTGCGTAGCGGCCAGCCCCAGACCTACGAACTCGACTGGCCGATGGACGGCGAGGTGCTGAGCGCCAGCGTCACCGAGTTTCCCTACTGGGTGGGCGGGCAGGTTCAGGGCACGGTGTGCATCTCGCACGACATCACGCCGCAAAAAAAGCTGGAACGGGAACTGCGTGAGAGCGCGGCCCTGCTCGAAAAGCGGGTGGAGGAGCGCACCCGGGAGCTTGAGCACTTCACGCTCCACGACGACCTCACCGGCCTGCCCAACCGCAAGCTGCTGATGGAGCGCCTGGAGCGGGCGGTGCAGGTGCAGCAGTCCGGCGGTCCCGGCTTCGCGGTGCTGTTTCTCGACTTCGACCGCTTCAAGCTGATCAACGACAGCCTCGGCCACGCGGCCGGCGACGAACTGCTGATTCAGATCGCCCAGCGCCTGAGCCGCATGGTCGCGGCCTCGGACATGGCCGCCCGCCTCGCTGGCGACGAGTTCGTGGTGCTGATCAACGAGGTCACCGACCAGCAGCAGGCCGAGCGTTACGCCGCCAAGCTCAACGAGCAGTTCACCCGCCCGTTCAGCTTGAGCGGCCATATCCTGCAGGTCACCGTCAGCATCGGCCTGACCTCCTGCAACACCCCCTACGCCTCGGCGCACGACGCGCTGCGCGACGCGGACATCGCCATGTACCGCTCCAAGGCGCAGTCGCGCGGCAGTTATCTGGTGTTCGCGCCGGAAATGCGCGAGCGCCAGGTCCGGCTGCTCGATTTGCACAGCGAACTCGGTCAGGCGCTGCGGCGCGGCGAACTGCGGGTGCATTACCAGCCGGTGGTGAGCGCCCACACCGGGGAACTGCGCGGCGTCGAGGCGCTGGTGCGATGGCAGCACCCGCAGCACGGCCTGATTCCGCCCGCCGACTTCATCGCCCTGGCCGAGGAGCACGGCCTGATTCGCGAACTCGATCTGTGGGTGATGCGCCGGGCCTGCAGCGAACTGATGCAGCTGCCGGGCGAACCGCTGAGCCTGGGCCTGAACTTGTCGGCGCGGCATTTCGAGCAGCCGGGCCTGACCGGCCACCTGCGCAAAATCCTCAGCGACACCGGCTACCCGGCGCACAAGCTGATCCTGGAACTCACCGAGCGCCTGCTGCTCACCGACGATCCGCTGGTGCCGCTGATGCTCAAGGAACTGCAGGACGCCGGCATTCAGGTCGCCATCGACGATTTCGGCACCGGATACTCCTCGCTGCGCTACATCCAGCAGTTTCCGCTCGACCTGATCAAGATCGACCGCTACTTCACGGCGGCGGTGGTCGAGCGCCCCGAGATCGTACGCAGCATCGTCGAACTCTCGCACAGCCTGACGCTGAAGGTGGTCGCCGAGGGCGTGGAAACCCCGGCCCAGCTCGCCGCGCTGCAGGCGCTGGGCTGCGATTACCTGCAGGGCTACCTGTTTGCCCGGCCGCTGCCGCTACCGGAGCTGCGCCAGTGGCTCGAAAAAGCGCCGCCCTGTGCCCAGCGGCGCACCGAACCGCAGCCCTGA
- a CDS encoding ABC transporter substrate-binding protein — MRKTLILLSLALLSAAAAETLTVGLDADPPKLDPALSSALVDRQVMNQIFDKLVDLDQNLKIVPDIATSWKVSNGGLTYTFKIRTGVKFHDGTALDAAAVKYSLDRNMTLEGSVRKNELSSVKDVKVIDPTTVQINLKQPYGPLLGVLTDRAGMIVSPKAAEKAGQDFQNNPVGSGPFEFTSRKRQDNITLTANTSYWGGAPKIDKLVYRPFADGDVRYANLLSGAVQVITPFDPKDLSKIESNPKFTALNFPGLGFQGIWFNVTRAPFNNKAFRQAVAATIDRDAVVKVIMNGTATPAAGPFAPGTPAFSTAIKVPKPDLARAKQKLGGKPLTFTLLTAPGALSAQSAQLYQAMFAQAGINAKIEQVEFGTLLDRADKHDFDALMLGWSGRPDPDGNIYDFFVTGGSNNQAGYSNKTVDSLLAKARAQSAMSARVATYNVALATILDDAPYAWVYAPNTLVGLSKNVTGLKPIPDGILRFKDVDLK, encoded by the coding sequence ATGCGTAAGACTTTGATTCTGCTCAGCCTGGCGCTGCTCAGCGCCGCCGCCGCCGAAACCCTGACCGTCGGACTCGACGCCGATCCGCCCAAGCTCGACCCGGCGCTGTCCTCGGCGCTGGTCGACCGGCAGGTGATGAACCAGATCTTCGACAAGCTGGTGGACCTCGACCAGAACCTCAAGATCGTGCCGGACATCGCCACCTCCTGGAAGGTCAGCAACGGCGGCCTGACCTACACCTTCAAGATTCGCACCGGCGTGAAGTTCCACGACGGCACCGCACTCGACGCGGCGGCGGTGAAGTACTCGCTCGACCGCAACATGACCCTGGAAGGCAGCGTCCGCAAAAACGAACTCAGCAGCGTCAAGGACGTCAAGGTCATCGACCCCACCACCGTGCAGATCAACCTCAAGCAGCCCTACGGCCCGCTGCTGGGCGTGCTGACCGACCGCGCCGGCATGATCGTGTCGCCCAAGGCCGCCGAGAAGGCCGGGCAGGACTTCCAGAACAACCCGGTGGGCAGCGGCCCCTTCGAGTTCACCAGCCGCAAGCGCCAGGACAACATCACCCTCACGGCCAACACCTCGTACTGGGGCGGCGCGCCCAAGATCGACAAGCTGGTCTACCGCCCGTTTGCCGACGGCGACGTGCGCTACGCCAACCTGCTGTCCGGCGCGGTGCAGGTGATCACCCCCTTCGATCCCAAGGACCTCAGCAAGATCGAGAGCAACCCCAAGTTCACGGCGCTGAACTTCCCGGGTCTGGGTTTCCAGGGCATCTGGTTCAACGTGACCCGGGCGCCGTTCAACAACAAGGCCTTTCGTCAGGCGGTGGCCGCCACCATCGACCGCGACGCGGTGGTCAAGGTGATCATGAACGGCACCGCCACCCCCGCCGCCGGTCCCTTCGCCCCCGGCACGCCGGCCTTCTCCACGGCGATCAAGGTGCCCAAGCCGGACCTGGCACGCGCCAAGCAGAAACTGGGCGGCAAGCCGCTGACCTTTACCCTGCTGACCGCTCCCGGCGCCTTGAGCGCCCAGTCGGCCCAGCTGTATCAGGCGATGTTCGCCCAGGCAGGCATCAACGCCAAGATCGAGCAAGTCGAGTTCGGCACCCTGCTCGACCGCGCCGACAAGCACGACTTCGACGCGCTGATGCTCGGCTGGAGCGGCCGCCCCGACCCGGACGGCAACATCTACGACTTCTTCGTGACCGGCGGCTCGAACAACCAGGCCGGCTACAGCAACAAGACCGTCGACAGCCTGCTGGCCAAGGCCCGCGCCCAGTCGGCGATGTCGGCGCGCGTCGCCACCTACAACGTGGCGCTGGCGACCATCCTCGACGACGCGCCCTACGCCTGGGTCTACGCGCCGAACACCCTGGTGGGCCTGTCCAAGAACGTGACCGGCCTCAAGCCGATTCCCGACGGCATCCTGCGCTTCAAAGATGTGGACCTGAAGTAA
- a CDS encoding FadR/GntR family transcriptional regulator, producing the protein MTASPIKRQKLTDSVVAELLSLIVRGGFEPGQRLPPERQLAEEMGVSRSSLRDAVARLEVLGHLAVRQGDGIFVRQPSAANLCLPFTGLLTRLPQSARDLLEFRQLIEPGVAALAAERATPESVQLLLGGLEQQRRTAGRGIKLTEEDLQFHALIAQMAGNEVLTLILGTLQHLLHSLRDHDLPGDQPQLTIEQHTEIAQAIAAGSPETARQAMSRHLESVIFTASQTLAAAAVVPALPSHAKGDTHA; encoded by the coding sequence TTGACTGCTTCGCCGATCAAACGCCAGAAGTTGACCGACAGCGTGGTGGCCGAACTGCTGTCACTGATTGTCCGGGGCGGCTTCGAGCCGGGCCAGCGCCTGCCGCCCGAGCGCCAGCTGGCCGAGGAAATGGGCGTGTCGCGCTCGAGTTTGCGCGACGCGGTGGCGAGGCTCGAAGTGCTGGGCCACCTCGCGGTACGCCAGGGCGACGGCATCTTCGTGCGCCAGCCCAGCGCCGCCAACCTGTGCCTGCCGTTTACCGGCCTGCTGACCCGCCTGCCGCAAAGTGCCCGCGACCTTCTGGAATTTCGCCAGCTGATCGAACCGGGCGTGGCCGCCCTGGCCGCCGAGCGCGCCACCCCCGAAAGTGTCCAGCTGCTGCTCGGCGGCCTGGAGCAGCAGCGCCGCACCGCCGGGCGCGGCATCAAGCTCACCGAGGAGGACCTCCAATTCCACGCCCTCATCGCGCAAATGGCCGGCAACGAAGTTCTCACCCTCATTCTGGGCACCTTGCAGCACCTGCTGCACTCGCTGCGCGACCACGACCTGCCCGGCGACCAGCCGCAGCTGACCATCGAGCAGCACACCGAGATCGCCCAGGCCATCGCTGCCGGCTCGCCGGAAACGGCGCGTCAGGCGATGAGCCGCCACCTCGAAAGCGTCATCTTCACCGCTTCCCAAACGCTCGCCGCCGCTGCTGTTGTTCCGGCCCTTCCTTCTCACGCGAAAGGAGACACCCATGCGTAA
- a CDS encoding PAS domain S-box protein produces the protein MRALSGLPEISGQTQALLEVVFAQTADACALCDAQLRVVAFNPAFGRLSGLRRSALPRGLAEVLPQLTAGLLAALRHAAEQGETLSALPSGLPAAPLASVYPLAGEGGPHLALLLRAAAPGGTSASRRTGELRTRRLQALTSALSQAVSVEDVRRVVLEQAVQATGAYGGTLLTMLPDGLFALIGSVGYPGGLNPRWRTFPARSEYLVVQAVRRQQPVFATRHELSPAFLALLQPNTRAVAALPLQLGRSALGLTLSFAREADIADPARPFILTVAEQCAQALQRADLYDAERQARQRATFLAEAGRLLAQSLDVEETLRRVTALATEQVADWCAVYLPQSSGELAVAAAHHQDAARVEVLKRYLKQFPADPHTPYSSAWVLRTGEAVYLPVLPPGTLEALSVEQRRLVGALGLHSLILVPLQVRGKTTGVLGLATSGPERTFGPADLELAHELAQRAAFALDNARLYQTSSLHLDRYRSLIDASRQIVWTANAEGEHVEEQPGWTRLTGQTPEEYAGDGWTRRIHPDDLPAALSAWRQAVQTRSVYEVEQRVQVLDGSYRHFHVRAVPILDADGRLREWTGVNTDITERVLAERQLREREGRYRALVEHAAIGILRTGPDRRLLEANGAAERIFGYSREELTRLTLDDLADAEGPGSAALPLGARPQERRYRRKDGQLVWANVTVSTVRDEQGQALYGVTLVEDITARKKAEREQMRLARVVEASQDFIAFADLDNELVYLNPAGKQLVGLEGAVPPGLSMVAFTHPDDAVLLRDVAWPQVTHSGHWTGEMRFVHLRTGEIIHVHRSIFALTDSATQERLGYATVSRNITEQKRRDAERLAWQATLEQQVARRTAELQELNAELDAFSYSISHDLRAPIRHILGFTALLQRTLKAGNDTRAAQHLNVIEQSASRMNVMVDALLELARRGREPLHLGAVDLDQVVRDVQLDLAPDLLGRQVEWRVGPLPQVRGDAVLLRLALFNLLSNALKYSLRQPLASVEVYAEAREREWVIHVRDNGVGFDPKYAGKLFGVFQRLHTQEDFEGNGVGLANVQRIVARHGGRIWAVGEVGHGATFSFTLPRGEEA, from the coding sequence GTGCGCGCGCTGTCCGGTCTTCCCGAAATTTCCGGTCAGACCCAGGCCCTGCTCGAAGTCGTGTTCGCTCAGACGGCCGACGCCTGCGCCCTGTGCGACGCGCAGCTGCGGGTGGTGGCCTTCAATCCGGCGTTTGGGCGGCTCAGCGGCCTGCGCCGCAGCGCGCTGCCGCGCGGCCTCGCCGAGGTGTTGCCCCAGCTGACGGCGGGGCTGCTGGCGGCGCTGCGGCACGCGGCCGAGCAAGGCGAAACGCTGAGCGCCTTGCCCAGCGGCCTGCCTGCCGCGCCGCTGGCGTCGGTGTATCCGCTGGCGGGTGAAGGCGGCCCGCACCTGGCGCTGCTGCTGCGGGCCGCCGCGCCGGGCGGGACCAGTGCGTCGCGGCGGACGGGCGAGCTGCGTACCCGGCGTCTGCAGGCGCTGACCAGCGCCCTGTCGCAGGCGGTCAGCGTCGAGGACGTGCGGCGGGTGGTGCTGGAGCAGGCGGTGCAGGCCACCGGCGCCTACGGCGGCACCCTGCTGACGATGCTGCCGGACGGGCTGTTCGCGCTGATCGGTTCGGTGGGCTATCCAGGGGGGCTCAACCCGCGCTGGCGAACCTTTCCAGCCCGTTCGGAATACCTGGTGGTGCAGGCGGTGAGGCGCCAGCAGCCGGTGTTTGCCACCCGACACGAACTCTCGCCGGCGTTTCTGGCGCTGCTGCAACCCAACACCCGGGCGGTCGCCGCCTTGCCGCTGCAACTGGGCCGCAGCGCCCTGGGCCTGACCCTCTCGTTTGCGCGTGAAGCCGACATCGCCGACCCGGCGCGCCCGTTTATCCTGACGGTGGCCGAGCAGTGCGCCCAGGCGCTGCAGCGCGCTGACCTCTACGACGCCGAGCGGCAGGCGCGCCAGCGCGCCACTTTTCTGGCCGAGGCGGGGCGGCTGCTGGCCCAGTCGCTCGACGTCGAGGAAACGCTGCGCCGGGTCACGGCCCTGGCGACCGAGCAGGTGGCCGATTGGTGCGCGGTGTACCTGCCGCAAAGCAGCGGCGAACTGGCTGTGGCCGCCGCCCACCATCAGGACGCGGCGCGGGTCGAGGTGCTCAAGCGCTACCTGAAACAGTTTCCCGCCGATCCGCACACGCCCTACAGCAGCGCCTGGGTGCTGCGGACCGGCGAAGCGGTGTACCTGCCGGTGCTGCCGCCGGGCACGCTCGAAGCGCTCAGCGTCGAGCAGCGGCGCCTGGTCGGAGCGCTGGGACTGCATTCCCTGATTCTGGTGCCGCTGCAGGTGCGCGGCAAGACCACCGGCGTGCTGGGGCTGGCGACCTCGGGCCCCGAGCGCACCTTCGGCCCCGCCGACCTCGAACTGGCGCACGAACTCGCCCAGCGCGCGGCCTTCGCGCTCGACAATGCCCGGCTGTACCAGACCTCCAGCCTGCACCTCGACCGCTACCGCTCACTGATCGATGCGTCGCGGCAGATCGTCTGGACGGCCAACGCCGAAGGCGAGCACGTCGAGGAGCAGCCCGGCTGGACCCGGCTCACCGGGCAGACCCCCGAGGAGTACGCCGGCGACGGCTGGACACGCCGCATTCACCCGGACGACCTGCCGGCGGCTTTAAGTGCTTGGCGGCAGGCGGTGCAGACCCGCAGCGTCTACGAAGTCGAGCAGCGGGTGCAGGTATTAGACGGCTCCTACCGGCATTTTCACGTCCGGGCGGTGCCGATTCTGGACGCCGATGGCCGCTTGCGCGAATGGACCGGCGTGAACACCGACATCACCGAGCGGGTGTTGGCAGAGCGTCAGCTGCGCGAGCGCGAGGGCCGCTACCGGGCGCTGGTGGAACACGCCGCCATCGGCATTCTGCGCACCGGGCCGGACCGGCGCCTGCTGGAAGCCAACGGCGCCGCCGAGCGGATTTTTGGGTACTCGCGCGAAGAACTCACCCGGCTGACGCTGGACGATCTGGCCGATGCCGAGGGACCGGGTTCAGCGGCGCTACCTCTGGGCGCCCGGCCCCAGGAGCGGCGTTACCGGCGCAAAGACGGCCAGTTGGTGTGGGCCAACGTGACGGTCAGCACCGTGCGTGACGAGCAGGGGCAGGCGCTCTACGGCGTCACGCTGGTCGAGGACATCACCGCCCGCAAGAAGGCCGAGCGCGAGCAGATGCGCCTGGCACGCGTGGTCGAGGCCAGCCAGGACTTCATCGCCTTTGCCGACCTCGACAACGAACTGGTGTACCTCAATCCGGCCGGCAAGCAGCTGGTGGGGCTCGAAGGTGCGGTGCCGCCCGGCCTGAGCATGGTGGCGTTTACCCACCCGGACGACGCGGTGCTGCTGCGCGACGTGGCCTGGCCGCAGGTGACGCACTCGGGTCACTGGACCGGCGAGATGCGCTTCGTGCACCTGCGGACTGGCGAGATCATACACGTTCACCGCTCGATCTTCGCGCTGACCGACAGCGCCACCCAGGAGCGCCTCGGCTACGCCACCGTCAGCCGCAACATCACCGAACAAAAACGCCGTGACGCCGAGCGCCTGGCCTGGCAGGCCACCCTCGAGCAACAGGTCGCCCGGCGCACCGCCGAACTTCAGGAACTCAACGCCGAACTCGACGCCTTCAGCTACAGCATCTCCCACGACCTGCGCGCTCCGATCCGGCACATCCTGGGCTTCACGGCGCTGCTGCAGCGCACGCTGAAGGCGGGCAACGACACGCGGGCCGCCCAGCACCTCAACGTCATCGAGCAGTCGGCCTCGCGCATGAACGTGATGGTCGACGCCCTGCTGGAACTGGCCCGGCGCGGGCGCGAGCCGCTGCACCTCGGCGCCGTGGACCTCGACCAGGTGGTGCGCGACGTGCAACTCGATCTGGCCCCGGACCTGCTGGGCCGGCAGGTGGAGTGGCGGGTGGGGCCGCTGCCGCAGGTGCGCGGCGACGCGGTGCTGCTGCGCCTGGCGCTGTTCAATCTGCTCTCCAACGCCCTGAAGTACTCGCTGCGCCAGCCGCTCGCCAGCGTCGAGGTCTACGCCGAGGCGCGGGAGCGCGAATGGGTCATTCACGTGCGCGACAACGGGGTGGGGTTCGATCCGAAGTACGCCGGCAAGCTCTTCGGGGTTTTTCAGCGCCTGCATACCCAGGAAGATTTTGAGGGCAACGGCGTGGGCCTCGCCAACGTGCAGCGCATCGTGGCCCGGCACGGCGGGCGCATCTGGGCGGTGGGCGAAGTCGGCCACGGCGCGACCTTCAGTTTTACCCTGCCGCGCGGGGAGGAGGCATAA
- a CDS encoding adenylyltransferase/cytidyltransferase family protein, with protein MKALYIGRFEPPHDGHLGSMLRALERHDRLHLLLGSANLARSSKNPWSAAERARLIRRSLTDGGVDPRRVRCSPLPDEFDALRWAAQVRRLAGRTVPVLVGFEKDASSSYLRWFPDWPADPSPLAPGLNATEIRAAYFEGRAVPGVPPAVGKFLERWKASATYTRLRAEHLAVQAARRAWNGQPQREVLTVDVNAGQVRLARRTQPIGRGLWALPSTALPPGRDPPPQAQVFDHPARSLAVPTTAYAVQGEAGSGEWVPLEAALRQPRRFFEDHHVILRRMLERLRLG; from the coding sequence GTGAAGGCTCTCTACATCGGGCGCTTCGAGCCGCCGCACGACGGGCATCTGGGCAGCATGCTGCGGGCGCTGGAGCGCCACGATCGCCTGCATCTGCTGCTGGGCAGCGCCAACCTGGCGCGCAGCAGCAAGAACCCCTGGAGCGCCGCCGAGCGCGCCCGCCTGATTCGCCGCAGCCTCACCGACGGCGGCGTGGACCCGCGCCGGGTGCGCTGCTCGCCGCTGCCCGACGAGTTTGATGCTCTCCGGTGGGCCGCCCAGGTTCGCCGGTTGGCGGGCCGCACGGTGCCGGTGCTGGTGGGCTTCGAAAAGGACGCTTCCAGCAGCTACCTGCGCTGGTTTCCCGACTGGCCCGCCGACCCCTCGCCGCTGGCGCCTGGCCTCAACGCCACCGAGATCCGGGCCGCTTATTTCGAGGGCCGCGCCGTGCCGGGGGTGCCACCAGCCGTCGGCAAGTTTCTGGAACGCTGGAAGGCATCGGCCACGTACACCCGCCTGCGCGCCGAGCATCTGGCGGTGCAGGCAGCGCGCCGGGCCTGGAACGGCCAGCCGCAGCGCGAAGTGCTGACGGTGGACGTGAATGCGGGCCAGGTGCGCCTGGCCCGCCGGACCCAGCCGATCGGGCGCGGGTTGTGGGCCTTGCCAAGCACCGCCCTGCCGCCGGGCCGCGACCCACCGCCACAGGCCCAGGTCTTCGACCACCCGGCCCGCTCGCTGGCGGTGCCGACCACCGCCTACGCCGTGCAGGGCGAGGCAGGCAGCGGCGAGTGGGTGCCGCTTGAAGCGGCGCTACGGCAGCCGCGGCGGTTTTTCGAGGACCACCACGTGATCCTGCGGCGGATGCTGGAACGCCTGAGACTCGGCTGA